The genomic stretch AAAAAAGCAGAACagtacagaactagtttcatattatatattattaccCAACTCTAGGGGACGTGTATAAAGGCCATTGAGGATTCGTTTGAGGTATGAGAGGCGCCGCTATTCACGCTAGATGTGAGTGTTTTTGCAACATTCTGAATGTTTTATTGTATGTTACAAGTAACTACCGTTACACACACGCTCTACTTTATCCAGCCGTTTTTCGATGTAGTTTAGATTGTCCACTTCAAGTGTTGTTATTACGATTTTTAACATTGTTAGCCGtagtttcaaataaaataataaaatgcgtTAGcgcaaaaaagttataaaacatTCACAATGTTGTTTCTGCACCAAGTTACTTCAGTTACTTAAATCCTTACATGGCAAAAACGTACGTAAGATTTAAACCAATAACTAATAATTCGGTATCGATTAAGAATAAACTTATATATTTAATCAATGgagttattatttaaaaaataatttcgacaCTTCTACATTTCGTGAAAACTGATGACtgccagaaaaaaaacaattgtaaTTATCCATTTCATAAGTTTATATTTAACACTAGTAAGCAACCTGAAACACGTCTAAAGCAAACCTTCCATCTCTCGCATAAACTGCAGATAGGCATCGTCCTTGCTTGGTTTGCCCGGATCCGGTGCACCCACGTTGCCCGCCCGTCCCGGATGCATATGCTGTTGCTGATAATGCTGCGAATGATGTCCCGGATGATGATGCTGTTGCTGCTGGTGGTGATGGTGATGAGGATGCTGGTGCTGGTTGTGTCCTCCCAGGTCCGAACGATTCTGCTGCGGTCGCTTGATAGCTTCGTCTTTTTTGGTTCGCAAAGTACTCGGAACAAATCGGGTAACGTCGGCGCTGAGATTACGGATTTGCGGTTTGGCCGAGATTGTGGCACTTTTCGGATCCTTATGCTGCTGCTGGTGGAGCATATTTCGCATGTGCTGCTGCTGGATGTGTTTCGGTGGTGGCCCGGCTGGGGGTCCCGGAGGCATTCGAATACCCAATCGCGGTGGGATGCCTGGTGGTGGTCGAGGTGGCATTCGCAGCCCTGGCATACCGGGGAGTCCAGGGCGCAGTGGAGGAGGTCGGATCATAAGAGCTGGCTGAATGGGTCCTGGCATCGGAATCGATGGCATTGGGACGTACTTAACCGTGGGATCCGATGGATGTGGCGCTGGATTTGGTAGAGCAATCGGAGGTTTGGTGGGAATTGGTATAGCGCCTGTCGCTGCCAAATCTAACTGATCTTTTTTCTTCTGCACGTTCTCCATCTCCTTCATGAATTCATCCAGATTTTGGCCAGAAATTGCCAGCATTTTCTGCTGTACGGTACTGGGTTGTTTCGGTTTTTCAACGTCAGAATCGTCCGAGTTGTCACGAGAATCGGCATCATCGAAGAACTTAACGCTCTTCTGCGTTTCATTGTGGAATTCTTGTAAATCGAAATCAAGTTCTGGCATCGCAAACAGATCAGGCGGTGGGCCAGGTGGACATCCAGGTATATCATCATCGTCATCCACTGGCTCCATAGGTTCGATTGGATTTTCGACAGGTTTCTTCAGCACCGG from Wyeomyia smithii strain HCP4-BCI-WySm-NY-G18 chromosome 3, ASM2978416v1, whole genome shotgun sequence encodes the following:
- the LOC129728778 gene encoding WW domain-binding protein 11, coding for MGRRSINTTKSGKYMNPTDQARKEARKKELKKNKKQRQMVRAAVLKGKDPAQLIEEMEKIDEMEFNVYQPSPLNEKVLKEKRKKLKETLDRVMRLYQADDPDLWGELKRKEVDYEKRRNKRIQYYESVRHAEQVQVDDIPLPSANETPTPLSIPRIPIPPVLPAIIPPIKPAPPPVLKKPVENPIEPMEPVDDDDDIPGCPPGPPPDLFAMPELDFDLQEFHNETQKSVKFFDDADSRDNSDDSDVEKPKQPSTVQQKMLAISGQNLDEFMKEMENVQKKKDQLDLAATGAIPIPTKPPIALPNPAPHPSDPTVKYVPMPSIPMPGPIQPALMIRPPPLRPGLPGMPGLRMPPRPPPGIPPRLGIRMPPGPPAGPPPKHIQQQHMRNMLHQQQHKDPKSATISAKPQIRNLSADVTRFVPSTLRTKKDEAIKRPQQNRSDLGGHNQHQHPHHHHHQQQQHHHPGHHSQHYQQQHMHPGRAGNVGAPDPGKPSKDDAYLQFMREMEGLL